In Chitinophaga nivalis, a single genomic region encodes these proteins:
- a CDS encoding (Fe-S)-binding protein, with protein sequence MYIKTMAEYAANGETPEVLFWVGCAGSFDQRAQKITKAFATILDKVGVQFAILGKEESCTGDPARRAGNEFIFQMMAQNNIQLLNMYGVKKIVTACPHCFNTLKNEYPDLGGNYEVIHHTTFLQSLIDEGKIKLQGGGTFKGKKITYHDSCYLGRANDIYEAPRKVLEILDAELIEMKRCRSKGLCCGAGGAQMFKEEEKGTIRINADRGKEAVDTGATVIASNCPFCMTMLTDGVKESGKEDDVKVLDIAEMIAQSMA encoded by the coding sequence ATGTATATAAAGACAATGGCAGAATATGCCGCAAATGGAGAAACACCGGAAGTACTGTTCTGGGTAGGCTGCGCCGGCAGCTTCGATCAGCGTGCACAAAAAATTACCAAAGCATTTGCTACCATATTAGATAAAGTAGGCGTACAATTCGCCATCCTGGGCAAGGAAGAAAGCTGCACCGGTGATCCGGCCAGAAGAGCCGGTAATGAATTCATCTTTCAGATGATGGCCCAGAACAACATACAATTACTGAATATGTACGGCGTAAAGAAAATAGTAACGGCCTGCCCGCACTGTTTCAATACGCTCAAAAATGAATATCCCGACCTCGGCGGCAACTATGAAGTGATTCACCACACTACTTTCCTGCAGTCGCTCATCGATGAAGGAAAAATCAAACTGCAGGGTGGCGGCACTTTCAAAGGCAAAAAAATCACCTACCACGACTCCTGCTACCTCGGACGGGCCAACGATATTTATGAAGCACCCCGAAAAGTACTGGAAATACTGGATGCAGAGCTGATAGAGATGAAGCGTTGCCGCAGTAAAGGTTTGTGCTGTGGTGCCGGTGGCGCCCAGATGTTCAAGGAAGAAGAAAAAGGAACCATCCGGATCAATGCCGACCGGGGTAAAGAAGCCGTAGATACCGGCGCCACCGTGATTGCCTCCAACTGTCCTTTTTGTATGACCATGCTCACAGACGGCGTGAAGGAATCCGGTAAAGAAGACGATGTGAAAGTATTGGATATCGCAGAAATGATTGCGCAAAGCATGGCATAA
- a CDS encoding phosphoribosyltransferase family protein codes for MESRNIILTKDIIQKKIERIAYEIYELNSDGTDIILAGIWDRGVIIAHKIAAILQQISPLKIQIIELRLNKQQPGEVTVSEDIDFNDKVVVVVDDVANSGRTMLYALKPLLQFLPKKIQTAVLVDRRHKSFPLSVDFVGYSLATTLQDMVLVEMNGEEIISAYFE; via the coding sequence ATGGAAAGCAGGAACATCATTCTTACGAAGGATATTATTCAGAAAAAAATAGAACGTATCGCTTACGAAATCTATGAACTGAACAGCGATGGTACCGATATCATCCTGGCCGGTATCTGGGATCGGGGCGTGATCATCGCCCATAAAATTGCTGCCATCCTGCAGCAGATCTCTCCGTTGAAGATTCAGATTATTGAGCTGCGGCTGAATAAACAACAGCCTGGTGAAGTAACGGTTTCCGAGGATATTGACTTCAATGATAAAGTAGTGGTGGTGGTAGATGATGTTGCCAACTCCGGCCGTACCATGTTATATGCCCTGAAACCCCTGTTGCAATTTCTTCCTAAAAAAATACAAACGGCTGTACTGGTAGACCGCCGGCACAAATCATTTCCTTTATCCGTGGATTTTGTAGGTTATTCCCTGGCTACCACCTTGCAGGATATGGTGTTGGTGGAGATGAACGGAGAAGAAATCATTTCCGCTTATTTTGAATAA
- a CDS encoding YfiM family protein — MKYPLIILAFLLYGVHHSSAQERVTFTTLPDTTLPSRVWMLSGTTAVLYTSGLMALNKAWYKDYPKTSFHFFNDMGEWNQMDKAGHVFSAYFIGKYNREMWRWSGLPRRQQIWIGGLSGLAYQSVIEILDGYSGKWGFSWGDMGANAIGAALLIGQELAWDEQRIQLKFSFHPVQYEEPALKRKTNELFGTTYLERMLKDYNGQTYWLSVNLHSFNKNSWLPKWLNIAAGMGAADMYGGRDNTWTDQKGVHHDYSGNPRIRQFYLSPDVDFTKIPTRRKGVRVLFQVLNMLKFPAPALEINSRGQVKVHAVYF, encoded by the coding sequence ATGAAGTATCCGCTGATTATCCTGGCTTTCCTGTTGTATGGTGTGCATCACAGCTCCGCCCAGGAGCGCGTTACTTTCACCACCCTGCCGGATACCACCCTGCCTTCCCGGGTGTGGATGCTCAGCGGCACCACGGCCGTACTGTATACCTCCGGCCTGATGGCCCTTAACAAAGCCTGGTATAAAGACTATCCCAAAACGTCTTTCCACTTTTTTAATGACATGGGTGAATGGAACCAGATGGATAAAGCCGGCCATGTTTTCAGTGCTTATTTTATCGGAAAATATAACCGGGAAATGTGGCGCTGGTCGGGCTTACCACGCCGGCAACAGATCTGGATCGGAGGATTGAGCGGCCTCGCCTATCAGTCGGTGATTGAAATACTCGATGGCTACTCCGGTAAATGGGGGTTTTCCTGGGGCGATATGGGCGCCAATGCCATAGGAGCCGCTCTGCTCATCGGTCAGGAGCTGGCATGGGATGAACAACGGATACAACTGAAATTTTCCTTCCATCCGGTACAATATGAGGAGCCCGCGTTAAAACGCAAGACAAACGAGCTTTTCGGCACTACCTACCTGGAAAGAATGCTGAAAGACTACAATGGACAAACCTACTGGCTTTCCGTCAATCTCCATTCCTTCAACAAAAACAGCTGGCTGCCCAAATGGCTGAATATTGCAGCAGGCATGGGCGCCGCCGATATGTATGGCGGCCGGGATAATACCTGGACCGATCAGAAAGGCGTACACCATGACTACAGCGGCAACCCGCGTATCCGGCAATTTTACCTGTCACCGGATGTGGACTTCACTAAAATCCCCACCCGCCGCAAAGGCGTCAGGGTATTGTTTCAGGTACTGAATATGTTGAAATTTCCTGCACCGGCACTGGAGATCAACTCCCGCGGTCAGGTAAAAGTACATGCGGTCTATTTCTGA
- a CDS encoding phospho-sugar mutase, with protein MDINIQNKVAQWLNGNYDAETVATLKQMQAGNPDELNDAFYRNLEFGTGGLRGIMGVGTNRMNKYTVGMATQGFSNYLKKAFPGEVKVAIAHDSRNNARYFAETVANVFAANGIKVFLFESLRPTPELSFTIRHLQCHGGVVLTASHNPKEYSGYKAYWNDGAQLVPPHDANVIREVENITSPDEVKWSGGEANITLIGKEIDLAYQQELLSLSINPDINKQQHDLKIVYTPIHGTGITQVPEVLLAYGFTNVNIVTEQATPDGNFPTVVYPNPEEAEAMSLGLKKARELDADILLGTDPDADRVGIAVKDLKGEWILLNGNQTGALLFNYIIEGRKRKGLAKPQDFVAKTVVTSDLIDVFAAKNNVNCYNVLTGFKWIADLIRRKEPQENFICGGEESYGYMIGNNVRDKDAVSSVAMICEMAAYARSQGKSLFEQLIDIYIQYGYYKEHLISITKKGMKGADEIAEMMRGYRENPPATINGSPVVTLFDYQLQQVKDIRTGEIKPLELPKSNVLQFLLEDGSKISARPSGTEPKIKFYFSVNAPLSDVAAFDDVTAILDRKIEGIIQDMHLK; from the coding sequence ATGGATATTAATATTCAAAACAAAGTAGCGCAGTGGCTCAACGGCAATTATGACGCGGAGACAGTTGCCACACTGAAACAAATGCAGGCAGGCAACCCCGATGAACTCAATGATGCCTTTTACCGCAACCTCGAATTCGGTACCGGCGGGCTCAGGGGCATCATGGGAGTAGGTACGAACCGCATGAATAAATATACCGTTGGTATGGCTACCCAGGGCTTTTCCAACTACCTGAAAAAAGCATTTCCCGGCGAAGTAAAAGTAGCCATTGCACACGATAGTCGTAATAACGCCCGCTATTTTGCAGAAACCGTAGCCAATGTGTTTGCAGCCAACGGGATTAAAGTATTTCTCTTTGAAAGCCTGCGTCCTACACCGGAGCTGTCTTTCACCATCCGCCACCTGCAGTGCCACGGAGGTGTGGTATTAACCGCCTCCCACAACCCGAAAGAATACAGCGGCTACAAAGCCTACTGGAACGACGGAGCACAGCTGGTACCACCGCATGACGCCAATGTGATCCGGGAAGTGGAAAACATTACTTCTCCGGATGAAGTGAAATGGAGCGGCGGCGAAGCCAATATTACCCTCATCGGTAAAGAAATAGATCTCGCTTATCAGCAGGAACTCCTCAGCTTATCCATCAACCCGGATATCAACAAACAACAACACGACCTGAAAATCGTATATACCCCGATTCATGGTACCGGTATTACCCAGGTACCCGAGGTATTACTGGCATACGGCTTCACCAATGTAAACATTGTAACGGAGCAGGCTACCCCGGATGGCAATTTCCCAACCGTGGTGTATCCTAACCCCGAAGAAGCAGAAGCCATGAGCCTGGGCCTGAAAAAAGCCAGGGAACTGGATGCGGATATACTGCTGGGAACCGACCCCGACGCTGACCGTGTAGGCATTGCCGTTAAAGACCTGAAAGGCGAATGGATACTGCTGAATGGTAACCAGACCGGTGCGCTCCTGTTCAACTACATCATTGAAGGCCGCAAACGCAAAGGCCTCGCCAAACCGCAGGACTTTGTTGCCAAAACCGTGGTAACATCTGACCTCATTGATGTATTTGCAGCCAAAAACAATGTCAACTGCTATAATGTACTCACCGGTTTCAAGTGGATCGCTGACCTGATCCGCCGGAAAGAGCCACAGGAAAACTTTATCTGCGGTGGTGAAGAATCATACGGTTACATGATCGGCAACAATGTACGGGATAAAGATGCCGTATCTTCTGTAGCTATGATCTGTGAAATGGCCGCCTATGCCCGTAGTCAGGGCAAATCCCTGTTCGAGCAGCTGATCGATATCTATATCCAGTACGGTTATTATAAAGAGCACCTCATTTCCATCACTAAAAAAGGAATGAAAGGCGCCGACGAAATTGCAGAGATGATGCGTGGCTACCGCGAAAATCCGCCCGCAACCATCAATGGCTCGCCGGTAGTAACCCTCTTCGATTACCAGCTGCAACAGGTAAAGGATATCCGCACCGGTGAAATCAAACCACTGGAACTGCCGAAATCCAATGTACTGCAGTTTCTCCTGGAAGATGGCAGCAAAATATCTGCCCGTCCATCCGGTACTGAACCGAAGATTAAATTCTATTTCAGCGTGAATGCACCACTGTCCGACGTTGCCGCATTTGACGACGTAACGGCGATATTGGATCGTAAAATAGAAGGTATCATTCAGGATATGCACCTGAAATAA
- a CDS encoding (Fe-S)-binding protein: MRIVQELLFVILFAAAVYLFSKKVRQIRRNILLGRDKDLNDHPDLRWKNVFLLAFGQKKMFRNPLVAILHFFVYAGFLIVNIEILEIILDGILGQHRLFVPVLGSLYPVLVGAFEVLAALVLAGCAIFFVRRNILKLKRFISKDLDGWPRSDANYILITEIVLMVLFLTMNAADQALQARGVEHYAVTGNLLVSGLFTPLFSGFSDGTLVLIERGCWWLHIVGILCFLNYLPYSKHLHIILAFPNAYYASLEPKGEMENMPAVQQEVQLMLQPELAANAPASDTMPKFGAKDVFDLTWKNLLDAYSCTECGRCSAACPANITGKLLSPRKIMMDTRDRLEEVGRNITANGTFTDDSKTLLRDYIKEEELRACTTCNACVQECPVSISPLDIILQLRRHLVMEESNAPAEWTGMFSNIENNMAPWKFSMDDRDKWAMEING, translated from the coding sequence ATGCGAATAGTACAAGAGTTGTTATTTGTAATTCTCTTTGCGGCAGCCGTTTATCTTTTCTCGAAAAAGGTGCGCCAGATAAGGAGAAATATCCTGCTGGGCCGAGATAAAGACCTGAATGATCACCCCGATCTCAGGTGGAAAAATGTATTCCTGCTGGCTTTCGGTCAGAAAAAAATGTTCCGCAACCCGCTCGTTGCCATCCTGCACTTCTTCGTGTATGCCGGCTTCCTGATTGTGAATATCGAAATCCTGGAAATTATCCTGGACGGTATTCTGGGACAACATCGTTTATTCGTTCCCGTATTGGGAAGTTTATATCCGGTATTAGTCGGTGCATTTGAAGTATTGGCGGCACTGGTATTAGCCGGTTGTGCCATCTTCTTCGTGCGCAGAAATATCCTTAAGCTGAAACGCTTTATCAGTAAAGACCTGGATGGGTGGCCCCGTTCCGACGCCAACTACATCCTGATCACGGAAATCGTGCTGATGGTGTTGTTCCTGACCATGAATGCGGCCGACCAGGCACTGCAGGCAAGAGGTGTGGAACATTACGCCGTTACCGGCAACCTGCTGGTATCCGGCCTGTTTACCCCGCTGTTCAGCGGCTTCTCCGACGGTACGCTGGTACTGATAGAACGGGGTTGCTGGTGGCTGCACATTGTGGGTATCCTGTGTTTCCTGAACTATCTCCCCTACTCCAAGCACCTGCATATTATACTCGCCTTTCCGAATGCTTATTATGCCAGCCTGGAACCGAAAGGAGAAATGGAGAATATGCCGGCCGTACAACAGGAAGTACAGCTGATGTTACAGCCGGAACTGGCCGCCAATGCGCCTGCCAGCGATACCATGCCGAAGTTTGGCGCCAAAGATGTATTTGACCTCACCTGGAAAAATCTGCTCGACGCCTACAGCTGCACCGAATGTGGCCGCTGCAGCGCCGCCTGCCCCGCCAATATCACCGGCAAATTATTATCACCCCGTAAAATCATGATGGATACCCGCGACCGCCTGGAAGAAGTAGGCCGCAACATCACGGCCAACGGCACTTTCACCGACGACAGCAAAACCCTGCTCCGCGATTATATCAAAGAAGAAGAACTGCGCGCCTGCACTACCTGCAACGCCTGTGTACAGGAATGCCCGGTGAGTATCAGCCCGCTGGATATCATCCTGCAGCTGCGCCGTCACCTGGTGATGGAAGAATCCAACGCTCCGGCAGAATGGACCGGGATGTTCAGCAATATCGAAAACAATATGGCTCCCTGGAAATTCAGTATGGACGACCGCGATAAATGGGCCATGGAAATAAACGGATAA